From the Methanobacterium spitsbergense genome, one window contains:
- a CDS encoding methanogenesis marker 14 protein has product MSRFGNLLSRSPKPIFAKSHYIYTEDIKSTPFMKKTVGSGLSMKPDIYYVVASVELGNTTTKCILTATNLTTCRTYLLDKTVRMTRDIRPPKKGEKVFGETVWEVELTKESVSEMVRDTILESLEKAHVDIENDLDFVVRSTGVTAGFAAPEEVGDLIIALAKGCLEAGIPPRKMSPAMSKENFPQRLQEFTLLDQVMFDGAVVSVLPPTGRVVVANEMEGELVTAGIKVASMWTKVDYRNPCVSMDFGTTLAGRITNNEKPYARTIGNFCGLAGAISDSIIRGTEKVDKRGGAALDLYKKGIIKGADWKEAKKFAEQAHEFVDIGKVPEGRERFGTVPVDPKAAYDAGTTLIGCDVGENGDQIPELVKLGHEIFESSGIHTLFATLDHISALVVKRLIEEAFNECVIEEGSMLGVTGRAGITGKKPELILEYSQKYFNDTLFVSDALAMGAAMMARCMNSLGTPKNPVGGCQGGKCILGPRRKLQHKE; this is encoded by the coding sequence ATGTCACGGTTTGGTAATTTACTTAGTAGAAGTCCAAAGCCTATATTTGCAAAAAGTCACTATATTTACACCGAAGATATAAAATCAACACCTTTTATGAAGAAAACTGTAGGTTCTGGCCTTTCAATGAAACCAGATATATATTATGTAGTTGCATCTGTAGAACTTGGAAATACAACAACAAAATGTATTTTAACAGCCACTAACCTCACAACATGCAGAACGTATCTTCTGGATAAGACAGTACGTATGACAAGGGACATAAGGCCTCCAAAAAAAGGTGAAAAAGTTTTTGGAGAAACAGTTTGGGAAGTCGAACTAACAAAGGAATCTGTGTCTGAAATGGTAAGGGATACCATACTTGAATCCCTTGAAAAGGCTCATGTAGATATAGAGAATGATTTAGATTTTGTTGTTAGATCCACTGGAGTTACAGCAGGGTTTGCAGCTCCTGAAGAGGTTGGTGACCTTATAATAGCACTTGCAAAGGGATGTTTAGAAGCAGGAATACCTCCAAGAAAAATGTCTCCAGCAATGAGTAAAGAAAACTTTCCACAACGACTACAAGAATTTACACTTCTGGACCAAGTCATGTTTGATGGAGCTGTAGTAAGTGTACTTCCACCAACAGGTAGGGTTGTTGTTGCAAATGAAATGGAAGGTGAATTGGTAACTGCAGGTATAAAAGTAGCATCTATGTGGACTAAAGTTGACTACAGAAATCCCTGTGTATCCATGGATTTTGGAACAACTCTTGCAGGTCGTATAACCAACAATGAAAAACCATATGCTCGGACAATAGGTAATTTTTGTGGACTTGCAGGAGCTATATCAGATTCAATAATACGTGGTACCGAAAAAGTCGATAAAAGAGGAGGAGCGGCACTGGATCTATATAAAAAAGGAATAATTAAAGGAGCAGACTGGAAAGAAGCCAAAAAATTTGCAGAACAAGCTCATGAATTTGTTGACATAGGCAAAGTGCCTGAAGGGCGTGAAAGATTTGGAACAGTTCCAGTAGATCCTAAAGCAGCTTATGATGCAGGTACAACTTTAATTGGATGTGATGTTGGTGAAAATGGGGATCAAATACCAGAACTAGTAAAACTGGGACATGAAATATTTGAGAGCTCAGGAATACATACTCTATTTGCAACACTGGACCATATTAGTGCCCTTGTAGTTAAAAGATTAATAGAAGAAGCATTTAATGAATGCGTAATTGAAGAGGGTTCAATGCTAGGAGTGACAGGTAGAGCAGGAATAACAGGTAAAAAACCAGAATTAATCTTGGAATATTCTCAAAAGTACTTCAATGACACTCTTTTTGTTTCAGATGCATTAGCAATGGGTGCCGCAATGATGGCAAGATGTATGAATTCATTAGGCACTCCAAAGAATCCAGTAGGCGGATGTCAAGGCGGTAAGTGCATATTAGGACCGAGAAGAAAGCTACAACACAAGGAATGA
- the mtrH gene encoding tetrahydromethanopterin S-methyltransferase subunit H translates to MFRFDKEQIVLDVAGLKVGGQPGEYPTVLAGTIFYGGHKIIEDEKAGVFDKEKAEGLIKMQEEMSDVTGNPHIVHTFGATPEALVKYLEFVGDATDAPFFIDSTSGEARVAGAQFASETGLADRAIYNSLNMAADADEIQALKESDLSASIILGFNPMEPGVEGKLNMWETGGTVLDKGLLETADDCGIDKPFMDVAITPLGQGAGAALRTSFAVKSKWGYPVGSGIHNVPSAWDWLRGYKKENREVWPVCDVGSNLLQIAVGGDFVLIGPIENAKMAFSACSMADIFMAEAAKDIGTEPIEEHPFFKLL, encoded by the coding sequence TCGGTGGACAACCTGGTGAATATCCAACTGTTTTAGCAGGAACCATCTTTTATGGTGGACACAAAATAATTGAAGATGAGAAGGCAGGAGTCTTCGACAAAGAAAAAGCTGAAGGTTTAATAAAAATGCAAGAAGAAATGTCCGATGTCACTGGTAACCCACACATCGTGCACACCTTCGGTGCAACACCAGAAGCATTAGTTAAATACCTAGAATTTGTAGGCGATGCTACAGACGCACCTTTCTTCATAGATTCAACATCTGGAGAAGCAAGGGTTGCAGGAGCACAATTCGCATCAGAAACTGGATTAGCAGACAGAGCAATATACAATTCCCTAAACATGGCTGCAGATGCAGACGAGATTCAAGCATTGAAAGAATCAGATCTATCAGCATCCATCATACTGGGATTCAACCCTATGGAACCTGGTGTTGAAGGTAAACTCAACATGTGGGAAACAGGTGGAACCGTACTTGACAAAGGTCTCTTAGAAACAGCAGATGACTGTGGAATAGACAAACCTTTCATGGACGTAGCTATCACACCACTCGGTCAGGGTGCAGGTGCTGCTCTAAGAACTTCATTTGCTGTTAAAAGTAAATGGGGATACCCAGTAGGTAGTGGTATCCACAACGTTCCATCAGCTTGGGACTGGTTAAGAGGCTACAAAAAAGAAAACAGAGAAGTATGGCCAGTTTGTGATGTAGGATCCAACCTTCTGCAGATTGCAGTTGGAGGAGATTTCGTACTCATTGGACCTATTGAAAACGCAAAAATGGCATTTTCAGCATGCTCCATGGCAGATATATTCATGGCAGAAGCTGCAAAAGACATTGGAACAGAACCAATAGAAGAACACCCATTCTTCAAATTGTTATAA